Proteins encoded within one genomic window of Bombina bombina isolate aBomBom1 chromosome 1, aBomBom1.pri, whole genome shotgun sequence:
- the CDC6 gene encoding cell division control protein 6 homolog: MPSTRSRSQSTIVFPKKKVGQTHGEGGIKARKGLSKVDAIPLSPRTKELPLSPRKRLGDENLCNIPHVLQCSPPKQSRKENELTPSKGRRLIFDQNQSETTPVSPLKKTQDFVSSPLKRGQETPSNTNPSSRKERKSVCARLFKQEGTCYQQAKQVLNIAVPERLLAREKETESIQSFLKKHVSGEKPGSLYISGAPGTGKTACLSKLLQESEEVLKKCKTVYINCMSLRSSQAVFPAIAQEIAEKALPAGKDIVRSLEKLVTDKGPIILLVLDEMDQLDSKGQDVLYTIFEWPWLSNSRVVLVGIANALDLTDRILPRLQARPNCRPQLLNFSPYTKDQIATILQDRLTQVSGYQVLDNMAIQFCARKVSAVSGDARKALDVCRRAVEIVESDVRSQTVLKPLSECLSPSKDTSLSPVPKKVSLPHISRVLSDVYGDKITAGGGSGETFPLQQKLVVCSLLLLTRQMKTKEVTLGKLHEAYSKVCRKQQMPAVGQSECLSLCHLLESRGILGLKKAKETRLTKVSLKIEERDIEHAFKDKVLIGNVLHAGI, encoded by the exons ATGCCTAGTACCAGGTCACGGTCACAAAGCACAATTGTGTTCCCCAAGAAGAAGGTTGGACAGACCCATGGTGAAGGGGGCATTAAGGCCAGAAAAGGCTTGTCAAAGGTGGATGCGATTCCCTTATCCCCCCGCACCAAAGAACTGCCACTCAGTCCACGGAAGCGACTTG gtGATGAAAACCTTTGCAACATTCCCCACGTGTTGCAGTGCTCTCCTCCCAAGCAGAGCCGAAAGGAAAATGAACTCACCCCATCCAAGGGAAGACGTCTAATCTTTGATCAAAACCAGTCTGAGACTACACCTGTATCTCCTCTCAAGAAAACACAAGATTTTGTCTCCTCCCCCTTGAAAAGAGGACAAGAGACTCCATCGAACACAAATCCGAGTAGTCGTAAGGAGAGGAAGTCTGTCTGTGCCCGACTATTTAAACAGGAAG GCACTTGTTACCAGCAGGCCAAGCAGGTACTGAACATTGCTGTACCAGAGCGCCTACTGGCTCGTGAAAAGGAGACTGAGAGTATCCAAAGTTTCCTGAAGAAACATGTTAGTGGAGAAAAGCCAGGTAGCCTTTACATCTCTGGAGCTCCAGGCACTGGTAAAACAGCCTGTCTCAGCAAGCTGCTACAGGAAAGTGAG GAGGTTCTCAAGAAATGTAAAACGGTTTATATCAATTGCATGTCTCTTCGGAGCTCACAGGCTGTTTTCCCAGCTATTGCACAGGAGATTGCTGAAAAGGCCCTTCCTGCTGGAAAAGACATAGTTCGGAGCCTTGAGAAGCTTGTTACAGACAAGGGGCCCATCAT CTTACTGGTTTTGGATGAAATGGATCAGCTGGACAGCAAGGGGCAGGATGTCCTATACACAATATTTGAGTGGCCATGGCTTAGTAACTCCAGGGTGGTACTCGTAG GCATTGCAAATGCTCTGGACCTTACTGACAGGATCTTGCCAAGATTGCAGGCTCGACCTAATTGCAGACCTCAGCTGCTAAATTTCTCTCCATATACAAAAGATCAGATTGCTACAATTCTGCAGGATAGATTGACACAG GTTTCTGGTTACCAGGTTCTGGATAACATGGCTATTCAGTTCTGTGCCAGGAAAGTATCTGCTGTCTCTGGAGATGCTCGTAAGGCATTAGATGTCTGCAG gagaGCTGTAGAAATTGTGGAGTCTGATGTGCGAAGCCAGACGGTACTAAAGCCATTATCTGAAT GCCTGTCTCCTAGCAAGGATACATCTCTCTCACCAGTACCGAAGAAGGTTAGCCTACCCCATATTTCCCGCGTTCTTTCAGATGTTTATGGAGACAAGATAACTGCTGGTGGAGGGAGCGGTGAAACTTTTCCTTTACAACAAAAGCTGGTGGTGTGCTCCCTTCTTCTGTTGACTCGGCAAATGAAAACTAAAGAGGTCACTCTGGGCAAG TTACATGAAGCATACAGCAAAGTTTGCCGCAAGCAGCAGATGCCAGCAGTGGGACAGTCTGAGTGCTTGTCCCTCTGCCATCTTTTAGAATCTAGAGGCATTCTGGgtctaaagaaagcaaaagaaacaCGGCTTACAAAG GTTTCACTGAAAATTGAAGAGCGGGATATAGAGCATGCATTCAAGGATAAGGTCCTGATTGGAAATGTTCTGCATGCAGGAATTTAA